A region of the Hemitrygon akajei chromosome 11, sHemAka1.3, whole genome shotgun sequence genome:
GACCTCTATGAGTTAGCACAGATGGacgcccatccatttcaagagcTGATGGAGTAGGGAGAGGCCGGTGACAGACACATGTCGGGGCAGAGACAAAGTCCAACTctccgctccccccccccacataacTCCTTATCTGCGGGGCTGGGGTGGAGGGGCTGTAGAGTGAACGGGTGCTGATTTACTGTGTGACAGGGTGAAGGGGTGGGGCCGGGGAGGGGCAGATTCTCCACAACGATActgtgtgggggtggggagaaggacacGTGAAGGGGCGGTTCTGCAGGatgatggtgtgggtggggagaaGGACACAGTGAAGGGGCGGTTCTGCAGGATGACGGTGTGGGTGGGGAGAAGGACACAGTGAAGGGGTGGTTCTGCAGGatgatggtgtgggtggggagaaGGACACATGAAGGGGTGGTTCTGCAGAatgatggtgtgggtggggagaaGGACACCTGAAGGGGTGGTTCTGCAGGATGATGGTGCGGGTGGGGAGAAGGACACAGTGAAGGAGTGGTTCTGCAGGatgatggtgtgggtggggaaCAGGACACAGTGAAGGGGTGGTTCTGCAGGATGACGGTGTGGGTGGGGAGAAGGACACATGAAGGGGTGGTTCTGCAGGATgacggtgggggtggggagaaggacacAGTGAAGGGGCGGTTCTGCAGGATGACGGTGTGGGTGGGGAGAAGGACACATGAAGGGGTGGTTCTGCAGGATGACGGTGTGGGTGGGGAGAAGGACACAGTGAAGGGGTGGTTCTGCAGGATGACGGTGTGGGTGGGGAACAGGACACAGTGAAGGAGTGGTTCTGCAGGatgatggtgtgggtggggagaaGGACACAGTGAAGGGGTGGTTCTGCAGGatgatggtgtgggtggggagaaGGACACATGAAGGGATGGTTCTGCAGGatgatggtgtgggtggggaaCAGGACACAGTGAAGGAGTGGTTCTGCAGGatgatggtgtgggtggggagaaGGACACAGTGAAGGGGTGGTTCTGCAGGatgatggtgtgggtggggagaaGGACACATGAAGGGATGGTTCTGCAGGatgatggtgtgggtggggaaCAGGACACAGTGAAGGAGTGGTTCTGCAGGatgatggtgtgggtggggagaaGGACACAGTGAAGGGGTGGTTCTGCAGGatgatggtgtgggtggggagaaGGACACAGTGAAGGAGTGGTTCTGCAGGatgatggtgtgggtggggagaaGGACACATGAAGGGATGGTTCTGCAGGatgatggtgtgggtggggagaaGGACACAGTGAAGGAGTGGTTCTGCAGAAtgacagtgtgggtggggagaaggACACATGAAGGGATGGTTCTGCAGGATGACGGTGTGGGTGGGGAACAGGACACAGTGAAGGGGTGGTTCTGCAGGatgatggtgtgggtggggagaaGGACACGTGAAGGGGAGGTTCTGCAGGATGACGGTGTGGGTGGGGAGAAGGACACATGAAGGGGTGGTTCTGCAGGatgatggtgtgggtggggagaaGGACACAGTGAAGGAGTGGTTCTGCAGAAtgacagtgtgggtggggagaaggACACATGAAGGGGTGGTTCTGCAGGatgatggtgtgggtggggagaaGGACACAGTGAAGGAGTGGTTCTGCAGAAtgacagtgtgggtggggagaaggACACATGAAGGGATGGTTCTGCAGGATGACGGTGTGGGTGGGGAGAAGGACACAGTGAAGGGGTGGTTCTGCAGGATGACGGTGTGGGTGGGGAGAAGGACACATGAAGGGGCGGTTCTGCAGGATGACGGTGTGGGTGGGGAGAAGGACACATGAAGGGGTGGTTCTGCAGGatgatggtgtgggtggggagaaGGACACATGAAGGGGTGGTTCTGCAGGatgatggtgtgggtggggaggACACAGTGAAGGGGCGGTTCTGCAGGatgatggtgtgggtggggaaCAGGACACAGTGAAGGGGTGGTTCTGCAGAatgatggtgtgggtggggagaaGGACACAGTGAAGGAGTGGTTCTGCAGGatgatggtgtgggtggggagaaGGACACATGAAGGGGTGGTTCTGCAGAatgatggtgtgggtggggagaaGGACACATGAAGGGGTGGTTCTGCAGGatgatggtgtgggtggggaaCAGGACACAGTGAAGGGGTGGTTCTGCAGGatgatggtgtgggtggggagaaGGACACAGTGAAGGGGTGGTTCTGCAGGatgatggtgtgggtggggaaCAGGACACAGTGAAGGGGTGGTTCTGCAGGatgatggtgtgggtggggagaaGGACACATGAAGGGGTGGTTCTGCAGGatgatggtgtgggtggggagaaGGACACAGTGAAGGAGTGGTTCTGCAGGatgatggtgtgggtggggagaaGGACACATGAAGGGGCGGTTCTGCAGGatgatggtgtgggtggggagaaGGACACAGTGAAGGGGTGGTTCTGCAGGatgatggtgtgggtggggagaaggacagtgaAGGGGTGGTTCTGCAGGATGACGGTGTGGGTGGGGAACAGGACACAGTGAAGGAGTGGTTCTGCAGGatgatggtgtgggtggggagaaGGACACAGTGAAGGGGCGGTTCTGCAGGATGACGGTGTGGGTGGGGAGAAGGACACATGAAGGGGTGGTTCTGCAGGATGACGGTGTGGGTGGGGAGAAGGACACGTGAAGGGGCGGTTCTGCAGGATGACGGTGTGGGTGGGGAGAAGGACACATGAAGGGGTGGTTCTGCAGGATGACGGTGTGGGTGGGGAGAAGGACACGTGAAGGGGCGGTTCTGCAGGATGACGGTGTGGGTGGGGAGAAGGACACATGAAGGGGTGGTTCTGCAGGatgatggtgtgggtggggagaaGGACACAGTGAAGGAGTGGTTCTGCAGGatgatggtgtgggtggggaaCAGGACACAGTGAAGGAGTGGTTCTGCAGAAtgacagtgtgggtggggagaaggACACATGAAGGGATGGTTCTGCAGGATGACGGTGTGGGTGGGGAGAAGGACACAGTGAAGGGGTGGTTCTGCAGGATGACGGTGTGGGTGGGGAGAAGGACACGTGAAGGGGCGGTTCTGCAGGatgatggtgtgggtggggaaCAGGACACAGTGAAGGAGTGGTTCTGCAGAAtgacagtgtgggtggggagaaggACACATGAAGGGATGGTTCTGCAGGATGACGGTGTGGGTGGGGAGAAGGACACAGTGAAGGGGTGGTTCTGCAGGATGACGGTGTGGGTGGGGAGAAGGACACGTGAAGGGGTGGTTCTGCAGGATGACGGTGTGGGTGGGGAGAAGGACACAGTGAAGGGGTGGTTCTGCAGGATGACGGTGTGGGTGGGGAGAAGGACACAGTGAAGGAGTGGTTCTGCAGGatgatggtgtgggtggggagaaGGACACATGAAGGGGTGGTTCTGCAGGatgatggtgtgggtggggagaaGGACACATGAAGGGGTGGTTCTGCAGGATGACGGTGTGGGTGGGGAGAAGGACACATGAAGGGGTGGTTCTGCAGGATGACGGTGTGGGTGGGGAGAAGGACACATGAAGGGGTGGTTCTGCAGAatgatggtgtgggtggggagaaGGACACATGAAGGGGTGGTTCTGCAGGATGACGGTGTGGGTGGGGAGAAGGACACATGAAGGGGTGGTTCTGCAGGatgatggtgtgggtggggagaaGGACACATGAAGGGGTGGTTCTGCAGGATGACGGTGTGGGTGGGGAGAAGGACACATGAAGGGGTGGTTCTGCAGGATGACGGTGTGGGTGGGGAGAAGGACACATGAAGGGGTGGTTCTGCAGAatgatggtgtgggtggggagaaGGACACATGAAGGGGTGGTTCTGCAGGATGACGGTGTGGGTGGGGAGAAGGACACATGAAGGGGTGGTTCTGCAGGATGACGGTGTGGGTGGGGAGAAGGACACATGAAGGGGTGGTTCTGCAGGATGACGGTGTGGGTGGGGAGAAGGACACAGTGAAGGAGTGGTTCTGCAGGatgatggtgtgggtggggagaaGGACACATGAAGGGGTGGTTCTGCAGGATGACGGTGTGGGTGGGGAGAAGGACACATGAAGGGGTGGTTCTGCAGGATGACGGTGTGGGTGGGGAGAAGGACACATGAAGGGGTGGTTCTGCAGGATGACGGTGTGGGTGGGGAGAAGGACACATGAAGGGGTGGTTCTGCAGAatgatggtgtgggtggggagaaGGACACATGAAGGGGTGGTTCTGCAGGATGACGGTGTGGGTGGGGAGAAGGACACATGAAGGGGTGGTTCTGCAGGATGACGGTGTGGGTGGGGAGAAGGACACATGAAGGGGTGGTTCTGCAGGATGACGGTGTGGGTGGGGAACAGGACACAGTGAAGGGGTGGTTCTGCAGAatgatggtgtgggtggggagaaGGACACATGAAGGGGTGGTTCTGCAGGATGACGGTGTGGGTGGGGAGAAGGACACATGAAGGGGTGGTTCTGCAGAatgatggtgtgggtggggagaaGGACACATGAAGGGGTGGTTCTGCAGGATGACGGTGTGGGTGGGGAGAAGGACACATGAAGGGGTGGTTCTGCAGGATGACGGTGTGGGTGGGGAGAAGGACACATGAAGGGGTGGTTCTGCAGGATGACGGTGTGGGTGGGGAACAGGACACAGTGAAGGGGTGGTTCTGCAGAatgatggtgtgggtggggagaaGGACACATGAAGGGGCGGTTCTGCAGGatgatggtgtgggtggggagaaGGACACATGAAGGGGTGGTTCTGCAGGATGACGGTGTGGGTGGGGAACAGGACACAGTGAAGGAGCGGTTCTGCAGGATAACATTTGGCTGGTACAGCACTGCAGGCAGGAtgggtggtgtggggggggggggggggtggaggaataATGCATAGTGAAGATACAAACACAGCCTCTCCCAGGAAACAGCGTTTCTACACAGAGACATGATGGGAGACACACACAGGGCcaaggagggggagaagagagacacacacatactGGGgcacagagggagggagagagacacatgtgaaggaggaaggtgggttgtggggagagacagacacacaggaggagggagaggcgcgcgcacgcacgcacacacacacacacacagcacagagAAAGAGACACACCTCCATCCTAGACTTCCCCCGTGAGCCCGGCTCACTCAGGACCTTCCTCCTTCTCCGGAGCCACCTCTGGACCCGGGAATCTCTGGATTGCCCAGACGGGATTCTCCCACCGTCCCGGCCGTGACTCAGGCTGTCACCTGCACGGTGGGGCAGGTGTGGGAGCGTTTCAGCGTTGGGAAGGGTGGCTACCCAGGGTCAAAGGTGAAAGATTTCATCCTCTGTGTCCTGCAGGCTGGTCACCCGGGTTGTTTTGGTGAGGCGGGCGGGTCCGAGAAGAGCTCGCTGGGACGTGGGCACCGGCCTGCACAGAACGGAGGGGGAGCTCCCGTCAAAcctgggtggagagggagaatgaaaCAGTGTTAGCAACATTCTCGAGGGGGGGTGCGGCGAGGGTATAAGGAGTCTAACCAAGAAAACCAGCGTTAAATCCAGCTGTAGACCCACTTCTCTCACCTCCAAGAGTCAGCCgagagggggaggaggtacaagagtgaAGCCTCCATCACCAGCACTCTGTTAACCAGTACCTCGACACTAACTCCACCCGTGCTCGGCTCCCCCTCCTATTCCCTGCTTTTAGATGCCTGGGCTCTGAGCCCTGAAATTCCAGTGCCCACTACCACCGAGTGTCCGGTCCCCTATCTCAGTACCTTGCAAGGTGTCCCAGGACTAAAGGGAGAAATGCAGTGACTAGACAGGTGCTGTATGACTGAAGTTCATTGTTGGTCCTTGCAATCAGAATGGGAGTGTTCCGCCAACAAATTCCTGCCTTCCCAACAAACCAGTTGTCTTGGCAGCTGCGTGAAAGGATCGGGATTAGTCACGGATTCATTGAATCCATACTTGTTTAATGAGAGAGCAATGTAAAAGTCATGGGTTTGGGTAACAGGATACAGAGAGGATTGTGCTGTCAATGGGGCTTTGTATCAGGCacaatgggacggtgtggaggtagtttcactctgtgtctgaccccgggagtgtgtgatgggacggtgtagagggagattcactctgtgcctgaccccgggagtgtgtgatgggacggtgtggagggagcttcactctgtgtctgaccccgggagtgtgtgatgggacagtgtagagggagtttcactctgtgtctgaccccgggagtgtgtgatgggacggtgtggagggagcttcactctgtgtctgaccccgagagtgtgtgatgggacagtgtagagggagtttcactctgtgtctgaccccgggagtgtgtgatgggacgatgtggagggagcttcactctgtgtctgaccccgggagtgtgtgatgggacggtgtggagggagcttcactctgtgtctgaccccgggagtgtgagatgggacgatgtggagggagcttcactctgtgtctgaccccgggagtgtgtgatggggcagtgtggagggagcttcactctgtgtctgacccctggagtgtgtgatgggacggtgtagagggagtttcactctgtgtctgaccccgggagtgtgtgatgggacggtgtagatggagtttcactctgtgtctgaccccgggagtgtgtgatgggacagtgtggagggagcttcactctgtgtctgaccccgggagtgtgcgatgggacagtgtagagggagcttcactctgtgtctgaccccgggagtgtgtgatgggacggtgtggagggagtttcactctgtgtctgaccccgggagtgtgtgatgggacactgtggagggagtttcactctgtgtctgaccccgggagtatgtgatgggagggtgtagagggagtttcactctgtgtctgaccccgggagtgtgtgatgggacagtgtggagggagtttcactctgagtctgacaccgggagtgtgtgatgggacagtgtggagggagattcactctgtgtctgaccccaggagtgtgtgatgggacagtgtggagggagattcactctgtgtctgaccccaggagtgtgtgatgggacgctgtggagggagtttcactctgtgtctgaccccgggagtgtgtgatgggagggtgtagagggagtttcactctgtgtctgaccccgggagtgtgtgatgggacggtgtggaaggagtttcactctgtgtctgaccccgggagtgtgtgatgggacggtgcggagggagtttcactctgtgtctgaccccgggagtgtgtgatgggacggtgtagagggagtttcactctgtgtctgaccccgggagtgtgtgatgggacagtgtggagggagtttcactctgtgtctgaccccgggagtgtgtgatgagggagggtgtgatgggacggtgtgatgagggagtgtgtgatgagggagtatgtgatgggacagtgtggagggagattcactctgtgtctgaccccgggagtgtgtgatgagacggtgaggacggagtttcactctgtgtctgaccccgggagtgtgtgatgggacggtgtagatggagtttcactctgtgtctgaccccgggagtgtgtgatgggacggtgtggagggagtttcactctggtgtctgaccccgggagtgtgtgatgggacggtgtggagggagtttcactctgtgtctgaccccgggagtgtgtgatgggacggtgtggagggagtttcactctgtgtctgaccccgggagtgtgtgatgggacggtgtggagggtgtttcactctgtgtctgaccccgggagtgtgtgatgggacggtgtggagggagattcactctgtgtctgaccccgggagtgtgtgatgggacagtgtagagggagattcactctgtgtctgacagcgggagtgtgggatgggacggtgtagagggagcttgcCTGTCTGTTCTGCAGTAGAAATGTGTGAATTTCCCAGTCCCACGGATGGGGGTACTTGTGGAGTCTGACCCACGGTGCTCTTTTCCCTCCCTGCACCGACCTACCTGTCTCCGTCGTCCCTCAGTTTTTTCAGCGCGGCTGCTTTGGACTGCTTGATCTGGGCATCGATCCTCCTGAGGAACTCTGAGGCGGACATCTCCGGAGTCGGGCTGTCTTCCGGTTGCCCTGCAGGGCTGCCCTCCTGCGGGCTCTCCGCCCATGTCCCGTTGTTTTTCTGCTTGCCAGCCATGGGAATCATCAAGACCTCTTTGAGGAAGATGGAGTCACTGGTATAGAGGCGATTTGCTCTCTTTATCTGTTCTGTCTACAATCAGAGAGGAGAAAGAGACAACAGAAATAAGAACAGAACAGGGAGCAAGACCAGTTGGCCCCGTACCATAGTGTGGCACGGTAGCAAAGCTGtgagcataatgctttacagtagcaGCTATAAGATCAGGGTTGAATTTCAGCAGCCGACCTTAAGGGGTTAGTATGTTGTACATTCAGCACTcatttaaattcctgggcattaacATCTCCAACaacctgtcctgggaccagcaggtCTGCTCTGTCACAAAGAAGGTACAACACGGCCTCTAATTTTTCAGAAGTTTGCATAAACTCGGCacgtcacctaaaactttgacaaactttgcaaatgcacagtggagagtatccggAGAGGCTGCATCTCAGCCTGGCATGCCCAGggatggaaaagcctacagaaattggtggatacagcccagtccatcgcaagcaaagccctccccacatctacagtaccgtgcaaaagtctcagacacagggtgagttTGCAAATCTGGCTGGAGCAAAGGGTGCCGAGTATAGTGAAGGTGGAGTGTCACAGGAGGGGCATGGgagaggtggcagagaaggggtgCCAGGTGCAGGGATTGGCACAGGTGTAgaaacacccagccctgagacaccaggcaaggttgtttgattccaaacaattggtttatgatCATTCcagagtgtctctctggtgctgcctgctcccttccctcttttcccaaacatgattcccctctccctgaccccttcccactctcagttcacaaaaggcccctatcagaatcaggattatcatcactcacgtcatGAAGTTTGTTTTCTTCGCAGCAGCAGTACGCACCCTAGTTACTTATATGTGcccgagacttttgcacagctttGTACAGtgaacactgccacaagaaagcagaatcTATCACCAGGGACATTCacccatactctcttctcactactgccattggacataaagtcccacaccaccaggtccaggaacagtcattaccctaaaTCATGTGTTCCCAACCTTTGTTAGGCCATGGACCCGtaccattaaccgaggagtcCGTGGACCCATAGGTAGAacgctgagaagcaggacctagcaggaagtaatttctggattgccacCTGTACCACATGCAGTGAGGGTATGAttggctggggggtgggggcaggaCTTCAGGcgcctggatcattgggatctcgtCTGGGCGAGGTACGACCTGTTCAAAAGAGattggttgcacctgaacccgtgGGTAGGCTTGTTAGAGCCGTTGGGGAGGGTTTACACTAATTTGGAAGAGGGTGGGAACTAGAGTGAAGgttaggacagatggtaaaaaacaAAGTTAGCACGGAAGGGCAGGCAGCTGACAGGAcgtaattgcagccagcagggtgagtaccaGTCCATTAGGGATGAGGAATCAAAAAGGGCAACAAATACAGTATTGAAGTGTTGTATCTccatgcacggagtataagaaataaggtgaattATCTTGTGGCACTATTACAGGTTGTtgggtatgacgttgtggccttcactgaatcatggctgtcattgggagctgaatgtccaaggttacacactgTATCGGAGGGatgggaaggtaggcagagggggtggcgtagCTCTGCCAGTAAAGGATGGCATCAAACTATGTGACATAggttcggaagatgttgaatccttgtgggttgagttgagaaactgcatCCTGATGGAAAAGGacactgatggcagttatatacaggcctcccgacTGGGGtctggaccacagattacaacaggaaatagaatagtcatgggagatttcaacatggagGTCAATTGGGAAAACTAGGTTGGAAATAGAccccaagagagtgagtttgttgaatgccgaagagatggatttttagagcagttagagcagtttgttgctgagcctactagaggatcagctaaaCTGGATCGGGTGTTTTGAAATGAACCGGAaccgattagggagcttaagctaaaagaacccttaggaaccagtgatcacaatatgattgagttcaacttgaaatttgacagggagaaagtaaagtctgatgtagcagtatttcagtggagtaagggtaATTACAGTAGTGTGAGAGAggtgttggccaaagtaaattggaaggagatgctggcagggatgacagcagagcagcaatggtgtgagtttctgagaaaaatgaggaaggtgcaggacatgagtatttcaaaaacaaagaaatactcaaatggcaaaatagtacaaccgtggctgacaagggaagtcaaagctaatgtcaaAGTAAAGGGCAGACAACAAAGCAAAAGTTAGCAGGAAAATAGAGGATAGGGAAgcttttataaacctacagagggaaaataaaagaatcattaggatggaaaagatgaaatttgaaaacgttagcaaacaatatcaaggtggacagaaaaagtttttttaagtatataaaaaataaaagagatgagggtgaatataggaccgctagaaaatgggGCCAGAGAAATAATACCGGGGGCTaataaactaaatgagtattttgcattcgTCTTCACTgatggaaaacactagcagtgtccCAGGTGTTgatgggtgtgagggaagagaagggaGTGCAGTTAcgattacaagggagaaggtgctcaaaaaaatgaactgcacccaagggttctgaaagaggtagcggtagagattgtggagacattagtactgatctttcaaagatcattggattctggcatggtgtcagaggactggaaaattgcaaatgtcactccactctttaagaaaggaggaaggcagcagaaaggaaattatagaccagttaccctgacctcagtggttgggaagatgttggagttaattgttaaggatgaggtgatggagtacttggtgagaaatcttgcctgatgaacctgttgggattctttgaggagattacaagtaggatggataaaggggatgcagtggatgttgtatatttggattttcagaagacctttgacaaggtgccacacacaaggctgcttatcaagttaagagcccatggtattacaggaaaatcacTGGAATGGTtacagcattggctgactggtaggaggcagcgagtgggagtaaaaggatccttttctggttggctgccagtgactagcggtgttccacggggactgctttttatgctgtttatcaatgatttagaggatggaatagatggttttggtgccaagtttgcagatgacacaaagattggtggaggggcaggtagtgttgaggaaacaggaaggcttcagaaggatttagacagatcaggagaatgggcaagagagcggcaaatgaaatacagtgttggaaattgcatggtcatgtactttggtagtgaaaataaatgtgcagactatcttctaagcagggagaaaatccaaacatttgagaagcgaagggacttgggagtcactgtgcagaacatcctaaaggctaacctccaggttgagtcggtggtgaggaaggcaaatgccatgttagcattcatttccataggtcgagaatacaagagcagggatgtgatgctgataaGACAcgggtgaggcttcaccttgagtatcatgaacagttttgggctcctcatctaaaaaaacgtgtgctggcattggagatggtccagaggaggttcacaaggtcgattcggagaaagaaagggttatcataagagaaacgtttgatagctctgggtctgtacttgctggaatttagaaggatgaggggggagatctcattgaaaccttttgaatgttgaaaggcctagacaaaatagacacggaaaggatgtttcccatgttgggaagggggtctaggacaagaggacacagccttagaatggaggggtgtccattttaaacagagatgcagaggaattcctttagccagagggtggtggctctgtggaatttattaccacaggcagctgtggaggccagcttgttcggtgtatttaaagcaaagattgataagttcttgattggtcttggcatcaaaggttacggagagaaggtcggggagtgggactgaggaggggaaaagaggATCAGTcatgaatgaatggcagagcagactcgatgggccaaatggccttgctctgctcccatgtcttatggccttatggacgACAGGCTGGAAATTTcacttcttttgctcattggtcgtttgtctgtctttgtttttCACAATATTCTATTGTATTCTTTATCCTCTAAATGTCTGGAAGACAGCAAATCTCAGGGTACTATATGCTAACATAAGCCCTGTAAcctcctgggtttcctctgggcgctccggttagtgagctgtgggcatgccacACTGACACCAGAAGCTGGGTGatgcttgcaggctgcctcccccctccccagcacatcctcagaatatgTTGGTC
Encoded here:
- the lysmd1 gene encoding lysM and putative peptidoglycan-binding domain-containing protein 1, encoding MATGGGGGGSSAANECGALRASVAGRTRSYGSTARRPGSPACGPHLEHRLQPGDTLQGLALRYGVTTEQIKRANRLYTSDSIFLKEVLMIPMAGKQKNNGTWAESPQEGSPAGQPEDSPTPEMSASEFLRRIDAQIKQSKAAALKKLRDDGDRFDGSSPSVLCRPVPTSQRALLGPARLTKTTRVTSLQDTEDEIFHL